The segment AGCTAGTGCAAATGTAAAATCAAGATCTAATCCTAGAATAGTAAGGTAAAGACCatgattgtatatatatatatatctctgtTAATTAAAGCTACGTTTTTTTTAATGATGCAAATTGAAGGAACCATCGAGATGAGAGCAGGGGAAAACGGAAAAGGTGAAGACTTTAAAGCTTTCAAATTGCAGATTCCAAAGCAATAAATACCAATAAAACGATGCCAGATCTGAGAATTAGTAAGTGGTGGGGGAGAAAGGACAAACCTTCAGAGGTGCGTTTGACTCCAGGAGGAAGAGGCtcgacggcggcggcggcgggaGCCTCCACGCCGGGAGGCCAAGCttcctgctgctgctgctgctgctgaatCAGCTGAGGGTAAGCCAAATGCGACGACGCCGTAGCGGCGTTGGGAAGATTGTAGTGGTACATagaggaagacgaagaagaggGATAGTTGGTCAGAGATTCGGATCCGTCGCGAGACAGGAAGCGATACGTGGCGTCCGGGTAGTAGCGGTCAGCGGCGGAAGAGCCGTAGAGATTGAGATTCGGCTGCGgctgcggttgcggttgcggcgGGGCGGCCGGGGAAACGGTGGAGGCGGCGGCGAGAGAAGGTTGGAGGGCGTAGGTGAACAATTGGTGACGATGTGATGCCATTCTGGGATTGAAAACCCTAAAGACTAAAGAGAGGTTTGTTGTTCCCTTCCCTTCTTTCTCCTCAGATCCCACCCCACGaaactaaatttgatttgaCATATCTCTCCACTGATTctcttttagttatttattaaattaataattatcttTCTTATCATTGGATAATAAAGTTGTGaccttttttttattacattacATAATAACTGAATAAAAACACCGAAGCTAACGAAAGAAACCGAACAAAGCTCCCTCCTTTGACTTTCAGCTTCAGTATTTCAACGGAAGAGTAACTTCCTCGATGATCTTGTTGTCTGATTGCAAAGCCTTTAGCTTTGTCGGGCCTTTTAAACTCTTTGAGCATTGGTTCCTTgttagtttgtttgtttgttcaacACCCTCACTTGCTAGTTGCTGCAGCCACAACAGACTAATTTCTCATAAATCAGGCAAGAATATCAGATAAGTAGACAAAACACAACTTATTATTActgaaagaaaagagaagagagcaaggTGTGGAACCTTGTTGTGGATGACTTCAGATACATTTTGGGACCCAACATATATAACACAGGACGTGTGACCATTTGGCTTCTTTCTGAGGAAAAGTTTAGAAGACTGAGCATTGGTGTTATGAAACACGAAGCCCTTCAGCATCTCTGTTTGCAGAGGAAGGAACTTGGAAGCAATGGCTTCAGTTTTGTCGTCGACAAGagtgttgtgtctcttgggaCATTTTAAAGAATCATTCGGACAGCTTTCTGTGGATCTCATTTTACAAATGTTTCCATATTTATATAAACCATCAAATCTGATGTTATTCAAAAGCTACTGATTCggttaaaaaaacatttaaatgaaaggattttgtatatatatactttactAAAAAAACATTAGCTTTGTAAATTTTTGAGCTAAACGAAAGGTTCAAATGTTATTCTCAATCTCTTTTTAAGCTAACACTTCTTTGTCTTCCACTTTACAAATCACAATCTGTATTCATCAAAAAAGAATatgaacaataaaaaaacatatcgtTATAGAGTATATTACTTGTATTAGTTCTAAAAGTACTCGAAGTCTACATAAGCAGTATCATCAGTTGGAGTGGCGGGACCAGCAGCACAAGCAACCTGAGCATCATGCTTAGCTGAGTTATACTGATCACCACCACCTCCATATCCCTTGGACTTCCCTCTCGCAGCGGTCAACGGTCCCAAGTCAACAGGGTCAGGAATATGAGGCGGAGAGGCGCTACGCACCAGAGCCCAGTTCACACCTTCAAAGAAAGGATGCTGCTTTATCTCCGTAGCTCCCCTCGTGTAAGCGATTCTTCTATGAGGATCTTTCGCTAACAGGCCGCGGATGAGATCACGCGCCGCCGAGCTCACGTGAGGGGTGTCAGGGAACTTCAGTGGCTTGCCCACCACGTTTTGTAGCGTGGCTCTGTTGCCCTGACCTTTGAACGGTGTCATCCCGTGTAAGAGCTCGTATAGGAAGATCCCGAACGTCCACCAGTCCACAGCACTCCCGTGTCCCTCTCCGCGTATGATCTCTGGAGCTAGGTACTCGTGTGTACCCACAAAGGACATTGAACGCACGTCCGTTGGCTCTGCCATCAGCTCTGGCATGGAGAGGCCGCCTAGGCCGGAGTCGGATTTGGCTTTACGGGTTTTCTTGGAAGGGAGGAGGCGTGGGAGGAAGGCTGCGGGATGCATGCAGCCGTTGACGGCGAACTCTTCGTTGAGGATGGCATTTCCAGTGCTGCAGACTGAGGTGGACTTGACGAGTGTGGGGTTGAAGGTGCAACGGAGGGAGAGGTCGAAGTCGGAAAGCATTATGTGGCCTTCGTCACGGACTAGGATGTTCTCTGGCTTCAAGTCTCTGTACACAACCCCCAGCATGTGTAGATACTCCAACGCCAACAACACTTCAGAAGTGTAGAACCTGTCAAAGAAGCTCATCAGAGAAAAAGACAATAAGTAAGCCACAAACACCAAATGTTGGGTATTCAGGTTTACGGATCAGAGAGCAAGGTCAGGTTAGTCGGGTTTCGGGTATTTGGATTAGGGTGTTTAAGACCCGTTTATGAACTGAACAATTTTAGACCGCATTAATTTGGGTAGTTTCAagttttgatttggtttctatttgttttataaagCCGGAAATAGAATCGAATTAAAaaatggtttggatttggtttgggtttaaaactaaaatatcgataaataaccaaaaacctaaattaaatcaaaaactcaaaatatacaattcattttTGGAACAAAATTTTcgttgtaaattattttttatatagttattttaaatttaaaatttactaataTCTTCATTATATCTATTCGGTTTTCGATTTGCTTCGGTTCAAGTGCgattttttgagtttaaagaaaCAGGAACCGTTCATGAGTATTTGTAAATTTTGGTctggtttcgttttttttttgtttggtttcgGTTCAATATCTGGTTTCGGATAACATGCACAAGACTACTCCAAATAGATGGTATGTTTTGTCTCACCTTGCAGCTTCTTCAGTGAAACGCCTGTTGGGCTGCTTCTGTCTAAGAGAATGGAGATTCCCCCCGCTGCAGAACTCCATGACCAAGCAGTAGAACTTCTCAGTCTCGAAGTAAGAATATAACGTCGGCAAGAAGGGATGATCAAGCAGAGATAGGATCTCTCTTTCTGTCTGAGCCCTAAGCAACTTATTTCTACTAATCAACGAAGCCTTATCCATCACCTTCATGGCGAAAACCGCATTGGTCCCTTGTAGGTCAGCGAGATAGACACTGCCTATGTCCCCATACCCTAGACGTTTCAGAAGCCTGAAGCTGTCTAGACCTATTTGAGGACCTCTTGAAGTGACTGAGTTGATAGCCTCCCACCTCACGTCTCCTCCCGTGTGAGGCTTGAAAGGTGTAACTGATGGGCCCACCGAGTTATCACCATAGCCATAATCTCCATTCTGTCTGGGGGCTCTCTTGCTGTCTGGAGAGTTTTTGCTGTGGTGGTTATGAGCTCTGGCGCTTGGGGATTGTGTTTCAGGTGTTGTTAAAGGAACAATCTTCTTGGGATcataataaagatttttaaGAGCATTTTTCTTGGCTTCTAAGCTATCACTCTCGTTGGTTCCTCTGGCTGAGGAAGGAGGTTCAAGAGACTTTGAGGGTTGATGTCTGACGAGAGGATCCATCTTCTTGAGATCAAAATGAGGGTTCCTTGGAACATTGTCTCCTAGTTTAAGCGAAAATGAAGAGGCTTGTATGTTGTTTGGTCTAGGCGACTTAGGTTTTACGGTTGGATCTATATCATTAGAGTTAGCTGTTGTGTTCTTATTGGAAGCTAAGTCCATGTCTCCTGGCTTGTGTTGATTCTTTTGGCTCTTATAAAGTAGCTCTCACCTGCGACATCAATGGAATTCAAATTAAGAAGATGCTTATTCAAAAGACAGACAAAAATAATGTGTTGGGATGATCAGACGCTTACTTGATGATTTAAAAGACAAGCTGAGGAGAAATCAAACCATGTCAAACTGAAGAAACTGCCACCAGTAACCAACGAACAATATACAAAGTAAGAGAGATTATAATGCGTCACATAAACAGATATAATAACACGGAAAAATGTTTCAAGAAATCAAGAATGCAGACCATGTTTAAATGTCCGTGGCATAAGTGTAGTTCAGAGGATACGAATCACAAAATCATCTAAACAAAACCAGTTGTTATAATAATATGTTAAAGATTccaacccaaaagaaaaaaaaaaaagggaagaaggagactttgattGGCTTGTCTTTTGTAAAAGGTTGGTTTATTCCCTTAATAGTGTCTTGACCTGGGAAAgcagagagagaggaagagacaTGAGGAGATGCAGAAGAGATGGAGCGAGTGAAATGTTCTTTGCCTCTCATCTCTCAACCCATCATTTTTGCCGTTAATTCCTgtctctaatctctctctctctctctctctctctctctctctctctctctgtcttgtCTAAATTAATCATTTTTCCAATCACCTAAAATGGTTCATTGACACTGACATATCTTAACAAGATATagtttacaataattaaaatgtgtAATAGTAAAGCTCGCCTGGTCATCACTCATCACTCATCAGACATattcctcatcttctccttcatcTCCTTCATCTATTAGTCTGTCCTCTTGTCTCTTtgtctccctctctctctgTCCCTAACCAATGGAGATAATTACTTTATCAACCAGCAATCTTTCCCAGTGGATATTCTTCTGGACGGCGTCCAAGTCGCCGTTGCAACGGTCATAGAAAAAGAAGCCAAAAGTACCGAAGTTGCGGGAAAAGAAACTGACGGGAGAATTTAGAAACATGTTGTTGTATTTGGGATTGGGCTTGTAGCTTTGTAAATTTGATATGTTTACCAACAGTTGATATGGGCTTATTTCGTCAGGCCTATTATAGCTCTAATCAACAAAAGCCCATAACAAATTTTGAGTCCATTCTAATATTGTTGGCCAGTTTTCAAGCTATGTGAatactttgtttttgtttagcTAGAGACTACCATACTTTGTTCTTTCGGTCTttcctatatttttttaatttcttgtcTATTACGTATAATAAGTGTCTCATATACTTGTATAGATACTAGGAGACACGTGTACACTTGTATAAATACTCCTCTTGTACATGACTTCATTAATCTATTCAGTACAGTTTAAGTTTCTCGTGCTCTCTTCTCGTTATCTtgatatggtatcagagcataacAAACTTTCTTCCGCCATTTTTCCTTGAATCTGAGCTTCGAATCACATCATGAGTGCTTCGATCTCTTCTCTGATTCTCGATTTCATCATCGTCATCCTCACTCGTGTACTGGATCTTATCACCGTTATCTACTTCGTCGTCGTTCTCCGATTTGCGTCCTTTTGAGCTTCGATTTCTTTCGTTCGAGCTCCGATTCACTTCGTGTCGACTCTGTTTGTTGCTTATCGTCTCCGattcacctttcttcttcagcttctcctTGAAGATTACTTCGGAATCTTGTTTCGATTCTGTTTCGTTCCTTCTCTTCTGGCGATGGCGTCTCCGTCTGATTCGCGTCCGCTTGTTGATCAATACGAGAATCCCTATTATCTCCACAACTCCGATCATGCTGGATTGGCTCTCGTTACTGATCGCTTGGTTTCTGGTTCTGACTTTCATGCTTGGCGTCGATCTGTTCGTATGGCGCTGAACGTCCGCAACAAATTAGGGTTCATCGACGGTACTATCTTGAAACCTCCTCTTAATCATAAAGATTCTGGTGCTTGGTCCAGGTGTAACGACATGGTATCTACTTGGTTGATGAATTCTGTATCGAAAAAGATCGGTCAAAGCTTGCTGTTCATGTCTAGTGCTGAGCATATTTGGAAGAATCTGATGATTCGTTTTAAGCAAGACGATGCTCCACGTGTGTTTGAGATTGAGCAACGTCTAAGCACGATTCAGCAAGGCTCCATGGATATCAGTACTTACTACACTGAACTTGTTACACTTTGGGAAGAGTATCAAAACTATGTAGATCTCCCAGTGTGTACTTGTGGTAAGTGCGAGTGCAATGCTGCTTTATCTTGGGAGAAATTGCAGCAACGAAGCCGTGTCACCAAGTTTCTGATGGGTTTGAATGAAGCTTTTGAAGCTACTCGTCGTCATATCCTAATGATGAAGCCTATTCCTTCAATGGAAGAAGTCTTCAATATGGTTACTCAAGACGAACGACAGAAGAGTCTCAAGCCTACTACTCGTGTTGATAATGTTGTTTTTCAGAATTCTACTGAATCTGAGTCTGCTGTTTATACTGGTTCTTCTGAGAATGCGGCTTGTGCAGCTGTGAACAACAACTATCGTTCACGTCCACGTCCTATCTGTACTCACTGTGGCATTGCTGGTCACATCGTTCAGAAGTGTTTTAAGCTGCATGGCTATCCTCCTGGACATCGtttctacaacaacaacaattctCAGAAGTCTGCTCAATCTGGATCAATTCAACCTCCCAAGCCTGCTCAGTCGTATTCTAAGCCTAACAGCGTTGCTAATGTTACTGTTGCTTCCTCGACTCCTTCTCCAATGGCTTTGGATTTGAGTTCTTTTCGTCCAGATCAAGTGCAGAATCTCATCCAGCAGTTGCAGTCACATGTTCGTATTGCTGACAATGCACCTACTCAATCTCTCGTGAATGCTTCTATTACAGAAACTGGTTTCATAGCTGCTGAATCTTCCAGTGGTACTGTCCCCTTTCCTTCTCTCAGTCTTCGATATGAAAATTTCTCTTTAACCTTTCAACATCAAACCCTTTCTTCTCTTTCAACCCATTTACCCATTGGTTCTTGGATAATTGATAGTGGTGCAACTACACATGTTTGTTCTGACTTGGCTTTGTTCAGTTCGGTTTCACTTGTTACAGGAGTCACGGTTTCCCTCCCAAATGGAATGAAGGAACCGATAACCCATACTGGAACCATTCATTTGTCTGATTCTTTGATTTTGACTAATGTTTTACATGTTCCTTCTTTCCGTTTTAACCTCATTAGTGTGAGTAGTTTGTTACATCATGATAAACACTCTGCTCATTTCTATTCTGATTCTTGTCAAATTCAGGAGCATACTCAGGGTTTGATGATTGGTAGAGGTTCTGTCATTCACAATTTGTACATCCTCGATCAACGTTTTACTTCTCCTGCTGTGAACTTCTGTGGATCCTTGAAGGTCGATGGTTCTCTTTGGCATCATCGCCTTGGGCATCCATCTTCTGCCAAGTTACAACATATGTCTGATGATCTCTCGTTAGATAAGTCGTCTCTACATAATATTCCTCATTGTACCGTGTGTCCTTTAGCTAAGCAGCGTAGACTTCCTTTTCCTCATCAGAATAATATGTCTAAGGAACcatttgatcttattcatttaGATATATGGGGTCCTTTTAATACTGAGTCTGTTGAAGggtatagatatttttttacaattgtTGATGACAATACTCGTGTAACATGGATTTATATGTTGAAATCAAAAAGTGATGTTTCTCTTATCATGCCTTCTTTTGTTAAGCTTGTTCGTACTCAATAcaaagcaaatattaaaatgattcgCAGTGATAATGCTCCTGAACTGGCTTTCTCAAATTTGATTCGTGAATATGGTATTGTTCATCAGTTTTCTTGTGCTTACACGCCTCAACAGAATTCTGTTGTTGAGCGTAAGCACCAACACCTTTTAAATGTCGCAAGAGCCTTTATGTTTCAATCAAGTGTTCC is part of the Raphanus sativus cultivar WK10039 chromosome 5, ASM80110v3, whole genome shotgun sequence genome and harbors:
- the LOC108860417 gene encoding serine/threonine-protein kinase AGC1-5; this translates as MDLASNKNTTANSNDIDPTVKPKSPRPNNIQASSFSLKLGDNVPRNPHFDLKKMDPLVRHQPSKSLEPPSSARGTNESDSLEAKKNALKNLYYDPKKIVPLTTPETQSPSARAHNHHSKNSPDSKRAPRQNGDYGYGDNSVGPSVTPFKPHTGGDVRWEAINSVTSRGPQIGLDSFRLLKRLGYGDIGSVYLADLQGTNAVFAMKVMDKASLISRNKLLRAQTEREILSLLDHPFLPTLYSYFETEKFYCLVMEFCSGGNLHSLRQKQPNRRFTEEAARFYTSEVLLALEYLHMLGVVYRDLKPENILVRDEGHIMLSDFDLSLRCTFNPTLVKSTSVCSTGNAILNEEFAVNGCMHPAAFLPRLLPSKKTRKAKSDSGLGGLSMPELMAEPTDVRSMSFVGTHEYLAPEIIRGEGHGSAVDWWTFGIFLYELLHGMTPFKGQGNRATLQNVVGKPLKFPDTPHVSSAARDLIRGLLAKDPHRRIAYTRGATEIKQHPFFEGVNWALVRSASPPHIPDPVDLGPLTAARGKSKGYGGGGDQYNSAKHDAQVACAAGPATPTDDTAYVDFEYF
- the LOC108858012 gene encoding uncharacterized protein LOC108858012, with translation MKVRTRNQAISNESQSSMIGVVEIIGILVLINKRTRIRRRRHRQKRRNETESKQDSEVIFKEKLKKKGESETISNKQSRHEVNRSSNERNRSSKGRKSENDDEVDNGDKIQYTSEDDDDEIENQRRDRSTHDVIRSSDSRKNGGRKFVML